The Pecten maximus chromosome 11, xPecMax1.1, whole genome shotgun sequence genome has a segment encoding these proteins:
- the LOC117338271 gene encoding hydroxysteroid dehydrogenase-like protein 2, which translates to MRKAALVVGASRGIGRQIALSLSKNRYGVGVASKTETSTETLPGSIYTVAAEIEAEGGRAEPMVCNTRSEEDIKEAVQKCIKEFGRLDVAVYNAGSITWDKVINTKTKKYDLMNEVNARGAYIMVQEVLPHFLEQKSGKIILVSPPIYNRFFKGKTPYSMSKVAMTVLVHGLANELQGTGVSISALWPATVIRSHVTDKLKVPLKLMRTPDIFADAVVKIAGDPTEKLNGQALIDEDYLRTTGVSDFSMYRCDSDHEPSRMMPQRFPSLLVEEEDQNVPLSAAQENTNSDINSKL; encoded by the exons ATGAGGAAGGCAGCTTTAGTTGTAGGCGCCTCACGGGGGATCGGGAGGCAGATCGCTCTGTCATTGTCAAAAAATCGCTACGGTGTGGGCGTGGCATCAAAGACTGAGACATCCACCGAAACACTTCCTGGTTCTATTTACACAGTGGCGGCGGAAATCGAGGCCGAAGGGGGTAGGGCTGAACCTATGGTCTGTAACACACGGTCCGAGGAAGATATCAAGGAAGCTGTCCAAAAGTGCATTAAAGa GTTTGGCAGGTTAGATGTAGCCGTTTATAACGCTGGGTCAATCACATGGGATAAAGTGATCaacacaaaaaccaaaaaatatGACCTGATGAATGAAGTGAATGCACGAGGAGCTTACATCATGGTACAGGAAGTCCTCCCACATTTCCTGGAACAGAAATCCGGCAAAATTATACTGGTGTCGCCGCCAATATACAATAG ATTCTTTAAAGGGAAGACACCGTATTCCATGTCGAAAGTAGCCATGACAGTCCTTGTCCACGGACTGGCAAACGAACTCCAAGGGACAG GGGTTTCAATTAGTGCTTTGTGGCCGGCAACAGTCATCAGAAGTCACGTGACTGATAAGTTAAAGGTACCCCTGAAACTCATGAGGACACCTGACATATTTGCTGACGCGGTAGTAAAAATTGCCGGCGATCCGACTGAAAA GCTGAATGGCCAGGCGTTGATAGACGAGGATTACCTGAGGACAACAGGTGTGTCTGATTTCTccatgtacaggtgtgacagtgACCACGAACCTTCTCGCATGATGCCCCAAAGATTCCCCTCCCTCTTGGTTGAGGAGGAGGACCAGAACGTACCACTTTCAGCAGCACAAGAAAATACAAACAGCGATATAAATAGTAAACTATGA